The genome window TTTGGTGAATTTGTTCATTATACTGATAAAGGTAATTTATTTCAAATTGAAAACTTAATGAGTTATTTAACCGAAAAAGGACATCAAAATATTTCAATCCAAAAAGCAAAAACCACTATTGAAGATGTTTTTATGGATTTATAAAAGGAACAGACAATGAACCAAAAAAAAATCATAGAAGTAGAAAACCTAACCAAAAAGTTTGGCGATTTTACAGCTGTAAAAAGTATTTCTTTTCACGTAAACAAAGGTGAAATCTTTGGGTTTTTAGGTGCAAATGGTGCTGGAAAAACGACTGCTATGAAAATGCTTATTGGTATTTCAAATCCTACAAGTGGTAACGCAATTGTTGCAGGTTATAATGTGCAAACACAAAGCGAATTGGTTAAAAAAAGTATTGGTTATATGAGTCAGAAATTTTCACTTTATGACGATTTAACGGTACAAGAAAACATTACATTTTTTGGCGGTATTTATGGTTTATCAAAAAATCAAATTAAATCCAAAACAGAAATTTTAATTGAAAATCTCCAATTGGGAAATATCACAAAAACTAAAGTTGGCGATTTGCCTTTGGGTTGGAAACAGAAATTAGCGTTTTCAGTTGCGTTATTGCACGAACCTAAAATTGTGTTTTTAGACGAACCAACAGGTGGAGTTGATCCCATTACGAGGAGACAGTTTTGGGAATTAATTTATGCCGAAGCTCATAAAGGAACAACCATTTTTGTTACCACACATTACATGGATGAAGCGGAATATTGTAATCGCGTTTCTATTATGGTTGAAGGCGTTATTGAAGCTTTAGATTCGCCAAAGAATTTAAAAAAGCAATTTGATGTTGAATCTATGAACGAAGTGTTTTTAAAGTTGGCTCGTAACATTGAATAACAACTACTTAAAACCTGAAACTTGAAACAAAAAACAAATGAAACGATTTAGAGGTTTTGTAAAAAAAGAATTCTTTCACATTTTTAGAGATAAACGTTCACTTTTTATTCTCTTTGGAATGCCTATTGCTCAAATTTTATTATTTGGATTTGCCATTACTAATGAAATTAATAATGTGGAAGTTGCCATTTTAGATTATGCGAAAGATTCAGAATCTGAAAAAATTATTCAAAAGTTAAAAGCTTCAGAATATTTCAATATTGAAACTGAAATAACAAACGAGAAAGCAATCGCATCTGAATTTAAAAAAGGAAAAATAAAAGCCGTGTTACTTTTTGAGAAAGATTTTTCAAAAAAACTTCATACCGAAAATAAGGCAACAATACAAGTAATTACAGATGCAACTGAACCTAATATTGCCAATACAATCGCTAATTACACACAATCCATTTTATTAAATTATCAAAATCAAAATTCTAGTGCAAAAAATATTGGGATAAATATTCAAACCCGAATGTTGTACAACCCTGAATTAAAAAGTGTTTTCAATTTTGTTCCTGGAGTTATGACCGTAATTTTAATGTTGGTTTCAGCAATGATGACTTCAATTTCTATTACAAGAGAGAAAGAATTAGGTACAATGGAAGTATTATTGGTTTCGCCTTTAAAACCATTCCAAGTA of Flavobacterium channae contains these proteins:
- a CDS encoding ABC transporter ATP-binding protein, with protein sequence MNQKKIIEVENLTKKFGDFTAVKSISFHVNKGEIFGFLGANGAGKTTAMKMLIGISNPTSGNAIVAGYNVQTQSELVKKSIGYMSQKFSLYDDLTVQENITFFGGIYGLSKNQIKSKTEILIENLQLGNITKTKVGDLPLGWKQKLAFSVALLHEPKIVFLDEPTGGVDPITRRQFWELIYAEAHKGTTIFVTTHYMDEAEYCNRVSIMVEGVIEALDSPKNLKKQFDVESMNEVFLKLARNIE
- a CDS encoding ABC transporter permease — protein: MKRFRGFVKKEFFHIFRDKRSLFILFGMPIAQILLFGFAITNEINNVEVAILDYAKDSESEKIIQKLKASEYFNIETEITNEKAIASEFKKGKIKAVLLFEKDFSKKLHTENKATIQVITDATEPNIANTIANYTQSILLNYQNQNSSAKNIGINIQTRMLYNPELKSVFNFVPGVMTVILMLVSAMMTSISITREKELGTMEVLLVSPLKPFQVIVGKVFPYVFLSIINAIVIVSMGYFIFGMPINGSLFLLAFESILFIVTALSLGIFISTISKTQQTAMMISLMGLMLPVIILSGFIFPIASMPLPMQVMSNIIPAKWFIIIVKSIMLKGVGLQYIAKETLILVLMTVVYIGLSIKNYKTRLE